One Gloeothece verrucosa PCC 7822 DNA window includes the following coding sequences:
- a CDS encoding sulfate ABC transporter substrate-binding protein, with protein MINQMGLVKHLGPSVLTRWLKARSVKNFVGLLLLGAALSIAIAACAGSSLANKPEVTIKLVSYSVTKAAHDQIIPKFQEKWQKEHNQRVIFEPSYGGSVAQTADVIAGKQEADIVHLALPLDVNRIEQANLIRKGWENRAPRNGIVTRSVATIVTRPGNPKNIKTWADLAKDNVKVILANPKTSGIAIWQLLAFWGSVEQTGGDEAATLDYVTKVYKNAPILLPNARQASDLFFKHNQGDVLINYENEVILAEKTGAKLPYLVPSVNISIDNAVAVVDEYVDKHSTRQVAEAFVDFLYSTEAQQEFAKLGYRPVNPLVSQEVSAKFPQIQTLFTAIDLGGWDNIQKTFLAEGGLFDKIQGANKS; from the coding sequence ATGATTAATCAGATGGGATTAGTAAAACATTTAGGGCCATCCGTGCTAACAAGATGGTTAAAAGCACGCTCTGTCAAAAATTTTGTAGGTTTACTATTGCTAGGTGCCGCTTTAAGTATAGCAATAGCCGCTTGTGCCGGAAGTAGTTTGGCCAATAAACCAGAAGTGACAATCAAGTTGGTTTCTTACTCAGTGACTAAAGCGGCACATGACCAAATCATCCCAAAATTTCAAGAAAAATGGCAAAAAGAACACAATCAACGAGTAATTTTTGAACCGAGTTATGGAGGTTCAGTAGCTCAAACGGCTGATGTTATTGCTGGTAAACAAGAAGCGGATATCGTGCATCTGGCACTTCCTTTAGATGTGAACCGAATTGAGCAAGCTAATTTAATTCGAAAAGGTTGGGAAAACCGGGCCCCTCGAAATGGCATTGTTACCCGCTCGGTTGCAACCATTGTAACCCGTCCTGGGAATCCGAAAAATATCAAAACTTGGGCAGATTTAGCCAAAGATAATGTAAAAGTGATTCTAGCTAACCCGAAGACTTCTGGGATTGCTATTTGGCAATTGTTAGCTTTTTGGGGTTCGGTAGAGCAAACCGGAGGAGACGAAGCCGCCACCTTAGATTATGTCACTAAAGTTTATAAAAACGCTCCTATTCTATTGCCCAATGCGCGGCAAGCGAGTGATTTATTTTTTAAACATAATCAGGGAGATGTTCTCATTAATTATGAAAACGAAGTCATTCTCGCGGAAAAAACCGGGGCAAAATTGCCTTATCTGGTGCCATCCGTCAACATTTCCATTGATAATGCGGTAGCTGTGGTAGATGAATATGTGGATAAGCACAGCACAAGGCAAGTAGCAGAGGCCTTTGTTGATTTTCTTTACTCAACAGAAGCACAGCAAGAATTTGCTAAATTAGGATATCGTCCGGTTAACCCCTTAGTTAGTCAGGAAGTGAGTGCAAAATTCCCTCAAATTCAAACCTTATTTACCGCCATAGATTTAGGGGGTTGGGATAATATCCAAAAGACTTTTTTGGCAGAGGGAGGACTTTTTGACAAGATTCAAGGGGCTAACAAATCATGA
- a CDS encoding chemotaxis protein CheW has product MNKNATNYQNPLQKSQRVKTLKFLIFKVGKLNLALSIERVKKVLHYTPVYSSGLNFLGVAHIGEQEITVIDLHRRLFHESQAILSGTKGYLILAQNTEGEFFGIWVGETPTLVDAPINQIRELPESYRRADTLEIASHVTVIKDKQDSLTVFILDADRLLSPVSV; this is encoded by the coding sequence ATGAACAAAAACGCTACTAATTATCAAAATCCGTTACAAAAGTCCCAAAGGGTAAAAACCTTAAAGTTCTTAATTTTTAAAGTGGGAAAGCTCAATTTAGCTTTGTCGATCGAGCGAGTAAAAAAAGTTCTCCATTATACCCCTGTCTATAGCAGTGGTTTGAATTTTCTTGGTGTTGCTCATATAGGAGAACAAGAAATTACCGTAATCGATTTACACAGACGCTTGTTTCATGAAAGTCAAGCTATACTATCCGGAACAAAAGGCTATTTAATTCTTGCTCAAAATACTGAAGGCGAGTTCTTCGGAATTTGGGTGGGAGAAACACCGACGTTAGTGGATGCCCCCATTAACCAAATTCGAGAGTTACCTGAGTCTTATCGCCGCGCAGATACTCTTGAGATTGCTTCTCATGTTACAGTTATTAAAGATAAGCAAGACTCTTTAACGGTTTTTATCCTCGATGCCGACCGCTTGCTCTCTCCAGTTTCTGTTTAA
- a CDS encoding Hpt domain-containing protein has product MLDSTYRDQSYQFFIEEASELLECIETGLLSLRSEHSLAKVHEIMRAAHSIKGGAASVGLEAIQILAHRLEDYFKALYNDTLIIDVELEDLLLQGFDCLKNPLKAQIEFGSFDAEEALEKAEPIFEQLLLRLGDFLRDKEEYVPSSADLGIDLVQSIFEVDVQQQLDDLEAAIAANKPDISGDLKATVEIFSGFAQLFNLPGFAAIGTVIRQALEVHPDKPTEIAQVALMNFRAARQQVLAGDRTSGGKPTPELLAYTQSSPQLVSDAQESSFEPRLGNDFQDQAYRFFIEESRELLQIIETGLLTLRSEKTQSSVHAIMRAAHSIKGGAASVGLEAIRTIAHGLEDFFKALYGDEIEIDTKLEGLLLDGFDCLKNPLIEQIEKGSHDEEAALAKAKPIFEQLQTTLEDALKASEQSLPNSSGPMDMMTSVFETDVPQELARLVEVLASPSNYEVAGELRATAEVLQGFAQLLNLPGLEEIATVAINALELHPEQAVAISVAALANFQAARQQVLAGERTSGGSPSPELLAFCSTEQENTLPLAVEPIVNQSESDELKQHAYLYFIEEAVELLATIEEGLLDIQQDKSKPKVHEIERAAHSIKGGAAMAGLETLRGLAYRLEKVFKALYHDEAVLNEELYLLLQQGFDCLKSPLMSQIERGNFDEEKAILLAEPVFEQLEILLADALNRQEEYIPNSSDLGIDIASSIFEIDVQQELEQLAAVLQSQDNAQVAEALRASSEILSGFAELFNLPGWGAICSNVLAAVERYPARAVEIGEIALSNFQVGRELVLNGDRTSGGNPSPELEQFLQDSSSPAFTSAQEPKEGLISPSLEDVFGSLTPEVEPNEVTLEASGLISPSLDEVFGSLSAEVEPNGATLEASGLISPSLDEVFGSLSAEVEPNGATLEASGLISPSLDEVFGSLSAEVEPNGATLEASGLISPSLDEVFGSLEEMPTPEISVEDHSRELVPNPSKNPRIAAEKLEEIVSLVEKNFEQLPPAIPQNETTNESLTKSPEPLEPAKEDKAAPKAGTVKSSTVAASSSSAPKAEASALSVRVDFNRLERMNNLVGELAINRNSLSLQNSQLQNSVRQLLNRFSRFHSKANKLREFSDLMLVDASRFGPSFNGLPEWSTRTNAASNVVGEEESFITDKSDFDTLEMDRYGGLYSLLQSLLEEMLQLEESVDDIVLFARGSNQTLEQQRQMLTTLRDELMWARMLPLGEVLNRFPRVLRDLSTTYHKPVRLKLLGTGVLVDRAALEKLYDPLLHLLRNAFDHGIEPPENRLEQGKPSEGVIEIRAYHQGNQTIIELKDDGKGLNLEKIRATALKMSIVTPEQLAVMSNEQVAELIFEAGFSTANKVTQLSGRGVGLDVVRSQLQSLKGTVSVSSIPGVGTTFTLRLPLTMTIAKLLVCLINTKNLEGGVSAIALPSDSIEEIIIPEPEQIKKSGEQRFLYWEEQIIPIYPVSNLLDYNCPVPKTFSSKVLNAVPMPSDWGLPLLLVRRGQQIFALEVNRLVTEQELVIKPFGSSVAAPVYTYGCTILGDGTLIPVLNGIILLEHFLELGNVAPTPKTEKLKSDANSTSTIVMNQTPTILVVDDSAALRRTLALTLQKAGYRVMQAKDGREALEQLQHNTNIQLVICDVEMPNMNGFEFLGQRRRYPDLSKIPVAMLTSRSSDKHRQLATHLGASAYFTKPYIEQQFLTAVGNIVNRE; this is encoded by the coding sequence ATGCTTGATTCTACATACCGCGACCAATCTTATCAATTCTTTATCGAAGAAGCGTCAGAGCTACTTGAATGTATAGAAACCGGACTTTTGAGCTTGCGCTCTGAGCATTCTTTGGCAAAAGTTCACGAAATTATGCGAGCGGCTCACTCGATTAAAGGGGGTGCGGCTAGTGTGGGTCTAGAGGCGATCCAAATCTTAGCTCATCGTTTAGAAGACTATTTTAAGGCTTTATATAACGATACGCTGATCATTGATGTGGAATTAGAAGATCTGCTGCTACAAGGCTTTGATTGCCTGAAAAATCCCCTTAAAGCCCAAATTGAATTCGGCTCGTTTGATGCTGAAGAAGCTTTAGAGAAGGCTGAACCGATTTTTGAGCAATTATTGCTTCGCTTGGGGGATTTTCTGAGGGATAAAGAGGAGTATGTCCCTTCTTCTGCGGATTTGGGTATTGATCTGGTGCAATCCATTTTTGAAGTGGATGTACAACAACAATTAGATGATTTAGAAGCCGCCATCGCCGCCAACAAACCGGATATTTCTGGGGATTTAAAGGCTACAGTCGAGATCTTTAGCGGCTTTGCTCAGTTATTCAATTTGCCGGGTTTCGCGGCTATCGGTACTGTCATTAGGCAAGCTTTGGAGGTCCATCCAGACAAGCCGACAGAGATTGCTCAAGTGGCACTGATGAATTTTCGCGCGGCACGACAACAAGTTCTAGCCGGAGATCGCACATCCGGCGGAAAGCCAACACCTGAATTACTGGCTTATACACAATCGTCTCCTCAATTGGTTAGCGATGCACAGGAGTCATCTTTTGAGCCGCGATTAGGGAATGATTTTCAAGATCAAGCTTATCGATTTTTTATCGAAGAATCCCGAGAACTGCTACAAATTATCGAAACCGGATTATTAACGCTTAGGTCCGAAAAAACACAAAGCTCGGTCCATGCCATTATGCGAGCGGCTCATTCTATCAAAGGGGGAGCAGCCAGCGTTGGATTAGAAGCGATTAGAACCATTGCTCATGGTTTAGAAGATTTCTTTAAGGCTTTGTATGGGGATGAGATTGAAATTGATACCAAGTTAGAAGGCCTGCTTTTAGACGGTTTTGATTGTTTGAAAAATCCTTTGATCGAACAAATTGAAAAGGGTTCTCATGATGAAGAAGCGGCGCTGGCTAAAGCTAAACCGATTTTTGAGCAATTGCAAACCACTCTCGAGGATGCTCTAAAAGCTAGTGAGCAATCTTTACCGAATTCTTCTGGTCCTATGGATATGATGACTTCGGTTTTTGAAACAGATGTGCCTCAAGAGTTGGCGCGTTTGGTTGAGGTTCTGGCTTCTCCTTCTAATTATGAAGTTGCGGGGGAATTACGGGCAACCGCAGAAGTGTTACAAGGCTTTGCCCAATTATTAAATCTGCCCGGTTTAGAGGAAATCGCTACTGTTGCTATTAATGCTTTAGAACTTCATCCCGAGCAAGCAGTGGCAATTTCAGTCGCCGCTTTAGCGAATTTCCAGGCTGCCCGGCAGCAAGTGTTAGCCGGTGAGCGCACTTCTGGGGGAAGCCCAAGTCCTGAATTATTGGCTTTTTGTTCAACGGAGCAAGAGAATACCTTACCCCTTGCGGTTGAGCCTATCGTCAATCAATCAGAATCAGACGAACTTAAACAGCACGCCTATCTATATTTTATTGAGGAAGCGGTTGAATTATTAGCCACTATAGAAGAAGGATTATTAGATATTCAGCAAGATAAATCTAAGCCAAAAGTGCATGAAATTGAGCGGGCGGCTCATTCTATTAAAGGTGGTGCGGCTATGGCTGGCTTAGAAACGCTAAGAGGTTTAGCTTACCGTTTAGAAAAGGTTTTTAAAGCGCTTTATCATGATGAAGCTGTTTTAAATGAGGAGTTATATCTATTGCTCCAACAGGGGTTTGATTGTTTAAAATCTCCTTTAATGAGTCAAATTGAACGGGGAAATTTTGATGAAGAAAAAGCAATTTTATTAGCCGAACCGGTATTTGAACAGCTAGAAATTCTCCTAGCGGATGCCCTTAACCGACAAGAAGAATATATTCCCAATAGTAGCGATTTGGGCATTGATATTGCTAGTTCAATTTTTGAGATAGATGTCCAACAGGAGTTAGAGCAATTAGCGGCTGTTTTGCAGTCTCAAGACAATGCTCAAGTTGCTGAAGCCTTGAGAGCAAGCAGCGAAATTTTGTCGGGTTTTGCTGAACTGTTTAATTTACCGGGTTGGGGTGCGATTTGTTCGAATGTTTTGGCTGCGGTGGAACGATATCCAGCAAGAGCGGTGGAAATTGGAGAGATAGCTCTCTCTAACTTTCAAGTTGGGCGTGAGTTAGTTTTAAATGGAGATCGCACTTCGGGCGGCAATCCTTCACCTGAGTTAGAGCAATTCCTGCAAGATTCCTCATCGCCTGCGTTTACTTCAGCACAAGAGCCAAAGGAAGGCTTGATCAGCCCTTCGTTAGAAGATGTTTTTGGTTCCCTAACCCCAGAAGTTGAGCCAAACGAGGTAACATTAGAAGCATCAGGCTTAATCAGCCCTTCGCTTGATGAGGTTTTTGGTTCCCTAAGCGCAGAAGTTGAGCCAAACGGAGCAACATTAGAAGCATCAGGCTTAATCAGCCCTTCGCTTGATGAGGTTTTTGGTTCCCTAAGCGCAGAAGTTGAGCCAAACGGAGCAACATTAGAAGCATCAGGCTTAATCAGCCCTTCGCTTGATGAGGTTTTTGGTTCCCTAAGCGCAGAAGTTGAGCCAAACGGAGCAACATTAGAAGCATCAGGCTTAATCAGCCCTTCGCTTGATGAGGTTTTTGGTTCTCTAGAAGAGATGCCAACTCCAGAAATATCGGTGGAAGATCACAGTCGGGAACTCGTTCCCAACCCCAGCAAAAATCCAAGGATAGCGGCGGAAAAATTAGAAGAAATTGTCTCGTTAGTGGAGAAAAATTTTGAGCAACTGCCGCCGGCTATCCCTCAAAATGAGACGACTAATGAATCTTTAACGAAATCGCCGGAGCCACTAGAACCGGCTAAGGAAGACAAAGCCGCCCCCAAAGCCGGCACTGTCAAGTCTTCAACTGTTGCCGCTTCCTCATCTAGCGCCCCCAAAGCCGAAGCCTCTGCGTTATCTGTGCGGGTTGATTTTAACCGTTTAGAGCGTATGAATAATTTAGTGGGGGAATTAGCCATTAACCGAAATAGTTTATCTCTGCAAAATAGCCAGCTTCAAAATTCAGTCAGACAGTTGCTCAATCGTTTTAGCCGTTTTCATTCTAAGGCCAATAAGTTGAGAGAGTTTTCGGATTTGATGCTGGTGGATGCTTCGCGCTTCGGACCTTCTTTTAATGGGCTTCCTGAGTGGTCAACCCGTACTAATGCGGCATCCAATGTCGTAGGTGAAGAGGAATCTTTTATTACCGATAAATCTGATTTTGATACTTTGGAGATGGATCGCTATGGGGGTCTTTATTCGTTGCTACAAAGTCTTTTAGAGGAAATGCTACAACTCGAGGAATCTGTGGATGATATTGTGTTGTTTGCCCGAGGGTCTAATCAAACCCTTGAACAACAACGGCAAATGCTCACTACCCTGAGAGATGAGTTGATGTGGGCGCGAATGTTGCCGCTCGGTGAGGTTTTAAACCGTTTTCCTCGGGTTTTGCGCGATTTATCTACGACTTATCACAAACCTGTACGATTAAAGTTACTGGGTACAGGGGTTTTAGTGGATCGGGCGGCTTTAGAGAAATTATATGATCCTCTGCTGCATCTATTACGTAATGCTTTTGATCATGGGATTGAACCCCCTGAAAATCGCTTGGAGCAAGGAAAACCCTCGGAGGGGGTGATAGAAATTCGCGCTTATCACCAAGGAAACCAAACCATTATTGAACTTAAGGATGATGGAAAAGGTTTAAATCTCGAGAAAATTCGCGCGACTGCCCTAAAAATGAGTATTGTGACTCCTGAACAGTTGGCGGTGATGTCTAATGAACAAGTGGCTGAGTTGATTTTTGAGGCGGGTTTTTCAACGGCCAATAAAGTCACTCAGTTGTCAGGAAGAGGGGTGGGATTGGATGTGGTTCGTTCTCAATTACAATCTCTTAAAGGTACGGTAAGCGTTAGTTCCATTCCGGGAGTGGGGACGACGTTTACTTTGCGGTTGCCTCTGACAATGACCATTGCTAAGTTGTTGGTGTGTTTAATTAATACGAAAAATCTTGAGGGTGGGGTTAGTGCCATTGCTTTGCCTTCAGATAGTATTGAAGAAATTATTATTCCTGAACCTGAACAGATTAAAAAATCTGGCGAGCAACGGTTTTTGTATTGGGAAGAACAAATTATTCCTATTTATCCGGTTTCCAATCTTTTAGACTATAACTGTCCTGTACCTAAAACGTTTTCTTCTAAAGTGTTAAATGCTGTGCCGATGCCTTCCGACTGGGGACTGCCTTTGTTATTAGTGCGTCGGGGACAACAAATATTCGCTTTAGAAGTTAACCGGCTGGTGACGGAACAGGAATTAGTTATTAAGCCTTTTGGGAGTTCTGTAGCGGCTCCGGTTTATACTTATGGCTGTACAATTTTGGGTGATGGTACTCTGATTCCGGTACTCAATGGGATTATTTTATTAGAACATTTTTTAGAGTTGGGTAATGTTGCTCCTACACCTAAGACTGAAAAGTTAAAGAGTGATGCTAACTCAACCTCTACCATCGTGATGAATCAGACTCCTACTATTTTAGTGGTGGATGATTCGGCGGCTTTACGACGCACCCTAGCTTTAACGTTGCAAAAGGCAGGTTATCGCGTCATGCAGGCAAAAGATGGACGAGAAGCTTTAGAACAACTACAGCATAATACCAACATTCAATTAGTTATTTGTGATGTGGAAATGCCGAATATGAATGGGTTTGAGTTTTTAGGACAACGGCGACGATATCCCGACTTAAGTAAGATTCCGGTGGCAATGCTTACCTCTCGTAGTAGTGATAAACATCGTCAATTAGCCACCCATTTAGGAGCGAGCGCCTATTTTACTAAGCCTTATATTGAGCAACAGTTTTTAACGGCTGTTGGCAATATCGTTAATCGGGAGTAG
- a CDS encoding methyl-accepting chemotaxis protein — MDTQTQYTIKTYDSGTPNFSSEKGKTHSPPNFIFQQLYKLPITQKTQLLMLLFFLSFSGMIGIAALTLKGIFSSKNNFENIKLSSVYIRSSTGKFQPLDGESSFLNILENSSSHSSAALLKLLGNQNSVQNFLEEASNNNGQPVQKTWGEKEQTYLIKAQTIPFDKKSHEAVILYAEKHQNSRQLASNSLQIQLGLSVAIATVALGFSALILKAITRPIKQLQQVTSDLARGDYYSSINPETDEEIGQTLGNLNKIKVQLDERENQAYISTEILKIFKELEIKLETKKIEKILQLTASLLKCKQVFIYKINPNRQQELITYQGKKTNLGTIQSTEKLNLLAQKDLIEFDNTRPCPLTPLLSSIGINAGILFPLKTEDIFLGALIIDTQIPGIAYNTSRLSFLKNTAHFLQLILERETLINSQKNEKNLSEELARITQALANYQDVPQLLEKVVTDCRTALSVDRVIVYQFDEKWYGKIIAESVNSTFSQSLGIYLGDPCFAEKYVAFYRQGRVRALENIEAAGLTECYLQQLRPFQVKANLVVPIIVGEELFGLLIAHHCQNPHAWHFSEIDFLKNMGINLGAALHLLHQREHLLLEQNELRGMINSLRSDAQALGFQLEPATRGNLSVRVTKSEGEIGNLAHQINQIFSKLQGTLNSLNSLSDELDLSLGSHQQLNQLLVTNSIQIDERVRFLSTQMEQLKTTLEQIALVADKERSTLALYEQNIDNSNSTIELLVAQMDNIAETVAVTTQKIEHLGESSQAISKVVGLISRFAAQTHLLALKASIEAARAGEEGRGFAVIADEVRTLAASSAEATAEIEILVASIQRETKEVAVAMATGTEQVGSGSQYLETIRQDLAQLRGASEQINEIASTILTHCSDSVEQSDSAIVALSTVEDLFPATMGNNQEISQIIAQIRIMTGAINETVKQLTANR; from the coding sequence ATGGATACACAAACTCAATATACAATTAAAACTTATGATTCTGGCACTCCTAATTTTTCTTCAGAAAAAGGAAAAACCCATTCTCCTCCTAATTTTATTTTTCAACAGCTTTATAAGTTGCCCATTACCCAAAAAACTCAGCTATTGATGCTGTTATTCTTTTTATCATTTAGTGGAATGATTGGCATTGCTGCCTTAACTCTTAAAGGAATTTTTTCATCAAAAAACAATTTTGAAAATATAAAATTAAGTTCTGTTTATATTCGTTCTTCTACTGGCAAGTTTCAACCGCTTGACGGAGAAAGTTCCTTTTTAAATATTTTAGAAAATAGTTCTAGTCATTCATCGGCGGCTCTATTAAAGCTCTTGGGTAATCAAAATTCTGTACAAAATTTCTTAGAAGAAGCCAGTAATAATAATGGTCAACCCGTGCAAAAAACTTGGGGAGAAAAAGAGCAAACTTATCTAATTAAAGCTCAGACTATCCCCTTTGATAAAAAAAGTCATGAAGCCGTCATTCTTTATGCCGAAAAACATCAAAATTCTCGTCAATTAGCCAGCAATAGTCTGCAAATTCAACTCGGCTTATCTGTGGCTATTGCTACTGTGGCTTTGGGATTTTCTGCCCTGATATTAAAAGCTATCACTCGTCCTATAAAACAATTACAACAAGTCACATCAGACCTAGCACGAGGAGATTATTATTCCTCGATTAACCCCGAAACCGATGAAGAAATTGGGCAAACTCTTGGCAATCTTAATAAGATTAAAGTGCAGCTTGATGAGAGGGAAAATCAAGCTTATATTTCAACGGAAATACTCAAAATATTTAAAGAATTAGAAATTAAATTAGAAACTAAAAAAATAGAAAAAATCCTTCAATTAACGGCTTCTTTATTAAAATGTAAACAAGTTTTTATTTATAAAATCAACCCCAATCGGCAGCAAGAACTGATCACCTACCAAGGCAAAAAAACGAATTTAGGAACGATACAATCTACTGAAAAATTAAATTTATTAGCCCAGAAAGACTTGATTGAGTTCGACAATACTCGGCCTTGTCCCTTAACGCCGCTCCTCTCATCAATAGGAATTAATGCCGGAATTTTATTTCCCTTAAAAACTGAAGATATTTTCCTAGGAGCTTTAATTATTGATACCCAAATTCCCGGAATTGCTTACAATACTTCTCGCCTTTCTTTCTTAAAAAATACGGCTCATTTTCTTCAATTAATCTTAGAAAGAGAAACCTTGATAAACTCTCAAAAAAATGAAAAAAATTTATCGGAAGAACTAGCCCGAATCACTCAAGCTTTAGCCAATTATCAAGACGTTCCCCAATTATTAGAAAAAGTGGTGACAGACTGTCGAACAGCTTTATCAGTAGATCGGGTCATCGTCTATCAATTTGATGAGAAATGGTACGGCAAAATTATTGCGGAATCAGTTAACTCGACTTTTTCTCAAAGTCTGGGCATTTATCTAGGAGATCCTTGCTTCGCTGAGAAATATGTTGCATTTTACCGTCAGGGGCGTGTCAGGGCACTGGAAAACATTGAAGCCGCAGGACTAACCGAATGTTATTTACAACAATTAAGACCTTTTCAAGTCAAAGCTAATTTAGTAGTGCCCATCATCGTTGGGGAGGAGCTTTTTGGCTTATTAATCGCTCACCACTGTCAAAACCCCCATGCTTGGCACTTTTCGGAAATCGACTTTCTCAAAAATATGGGCATTAACCTTGGTGCTGCCCTCCATCTACTCCATCAACGAGAACATCTCCTTTTAGAACAAAACGAACTCAGAGGAATGATTAATAGCCTCAGAAGTGATGCTCAGGCCCTTGGGTTTCAACTTGAACCGGCCACACGCGGCAATTTGAGCGTCCGGGTAACTAAGAGCGAAGGAGAAATCGGCAACTTAGCGCATCAAATCAACCAGATCTTCTCTAAATTACAGGGCACTCTCAACAGCTTAAATTCCCTATCTGATGAGCTTGATCTTAGTTTAGGCTCTCATCAGCAGCTTAATCAATTGTTAGTCACCAATAGTATCCAAATTGATGAGCGCGTCCGCTTTTTGTCTACTCAGATGGAACAACTCAAAACCACACTAGAACAAATAGCCCTTGTCGCCGATAAAGAACGATCCACCCTTGCCCTGTACGAGCAAAATATAGATAACTCCAATAGTACCATCGAGCTTCTTGTGGCTCAAATGGACAATATAGCGGAAACTGTCGCTGTTACTACCCAAAAAATTGAACATTTAGGAGAATCATCACAAGCCATTTCTAAAGTAGTGGGGTTAATTAGCCGCTTTGCTGCCCAAACTCACCTACTCGCTCTAAAAGCTTCCATCGAAGCCGCCAGAGCCGGCGAAGAAGGACGAGGCTTTGCTGTCATTGCTGATGAAGTCAGAACTTTAGCCGCCTCCTCTGCTGAAGCTACCGCAGAAATTGAAATCTTAGTCGCTAGTATTCAGCGAGAAACCAAAGAAGTTGCTGTGGCGATGGCGACGGGAACTGAACAAGTGGGCAGTGGGAGCCAATACTTAGAAACTATCCGACAAGACTTAGCACAATTAAGAGGCGCTTCTGAGCAAATTAATGAGATCGCCAGCACGATTTTAACTCATTGTTCAGATTCAGTCGAACAGAGCGACAGTGCTATTGTGGCCCTCTCGACTGTTGAGGACTTATTCCCAGCGACAATGGGCAACAATCAAGAGATCTCCCAAATCATTGCTCAAATTCGCATCATGACTGGAGCCATCAATGAGACGGTAAAACAGCTAACCGCTAACCGTTAA